A stretch of the Nosocomiicoccus ampullae genome encodes the following:
- a CDS encoding sodium/glutamate symporter, producing the protein MTIQDFVIDFAFASILILIGQLLRSNLKIFQKFFIPASVLAGFLGLIFGPNGLGWIPFSEAMGGYAGLLIILVFVVVGVNGFEFKKSTGGDSQVKRIIGYQIFKIIVWALQIFVPLIFTIFVLKKIWPGLNDGFGMLLHSGFYGGHGTAAAVGSTFADLGFEDAQDIAITFATFGILTGIFGGIILINIAARKGQTAYMKDFKFIDGDMKTGLVSFENRKPFGQQTISSVSLDTLSYHGAFIIALTGMTILLNRWLAEHVLAGIPDFTLGFIVALIFFLIFRNTPVYDYLDKDVNTRISGSATDYLVVFGIAAVKLDVVMSYAGPIILSLLVGWLLVFIIVWPFGKAYNKNDWFERSIFVYGYLTGVFAIGFVLYRIVDPDNVSETIEDTAMTPATNIAEIVIWSLYPALLISGQWLIAAAIPFVIIIASIIATKVTGTWVFNVPDSERNILKNQMK; encoded by the coding sequence ATGACGATTCAAGATTTTGTAATCGACTTTGCATTTGCTTCCATTCTTATTTTGATTGGACAGCTTCTTAGATCTAATTTAAAAATTTTCCAGAAATTCTTCATTCCTGCAAGTGTACTTGCTGGATTTTTAGGTCTCATATTTGGTCCAAATGGACTCGGATGGATCCCTTTTTCTGAAGCTATGGGAGGATATGCCGGACTTTTAATCATCCTTGTATTCGTTGTTGTTGGAGTCAATGGCTTTGAATTTAAAAAAAGTACTGGCGGAGATTCCCAAGTAAAAAGAATTATCGGATATCAAATTTTTAAAATTATCGTCTGGGCGCTACAGATTTTCGTTCCTTTAATTTTTACAATCTTTGTACTTAAGAAAATTTGGCCAGGCTTAAATGACGGTTTTGGAATGCTACTTCATTCTGGTTTCTACGGTGGACACGGTACTGCAGCTGCAGTCGGTTCAACGTTTGCAGACCTCGGATTTGAAGATGCACAAGATATCGCAATTACATTTGCAACGTTCGGTATTCTTACTGGAATTTTCGGCGGGATTATTTTAATCAACATTGCAGCACGTAAAGGTCAAACCGCTTATATGAAAGACTTTAAGTTTATCGATGGAGATATGAAAACAGGACTTGTTTCTTTTGAGAATAGAAAACCTTTTGGACAACAAACAATCTCGTCTGTTTCTCTAGATACATTAAGTTATCATGGTGCATTTATTATAGCGTTAACAGGGATGACGATACTCTTAAACAGATGGCTTGCAGAACATGTATTAGCAGGTATCCCAGACTTCACGTTAGGATTTATTGTAGCACTCATATTCTTCTTAATATTTAGAAATACACCAGTCTATGATTATCTCGACAAAGATGTGAATACTAGAATTTCTGGTTCAGCAACAGATTACCTCGTTGTATTTGGTATTGCAGCCGTTAAACTAGACGTTGTAATGTCTTATGCTGGCCCAATTATTTTATCATTATTAGTTGGATGGTTACTCGTATTCATTATTGTTTGGCCATTTGGTAAAGCGTACAACAAAAATGACTGGTTCGAACGTTCAATTTTCGTTTACGGATACTTAACAGGAGTCTTCGCGATTGGATTTGTCTTATATAGAATCGTAGACCCTGATAACGTTTCTGAAACAATTGAAGATACCGCAATGACCCCTGCAACAAATATCGCAGAAATCGTCATATGGTCACTCTACCCTGCGCTTCTCATTAGCGGACAATGGTTAATTGCTGCAGCAATTCCATTCGTAATTATCATTGCGAGTATTATCGCAACAAAAGTTACAGGAACATGGGTATTTAACGTACCAGATAGCGAACGAAACATACTAAAAAATCAAATGAAATAA
- a CDS encoding MFS transporter produces the protein MTKEGFWNKNLILYLLSRAFLAFGSNTYTFAVSFYIMYYTGSAIYSSINLIIFTLISLLFLPVAGVISDSRNKKSIIILGEALDPLILIGLLVYTYYFGFNLIALYITTALMTITGSFVGNAFQSAITALFNVDKVQKVYGYSSILTESASLLGPIIAGALIGIFSFEIMIMIFIVFNIIALSFDFNLKFKQQNQIEEKNEEISSIKQFFKDVSGGIQYIKESSILKMIIIYLFFINFVTTTISILPAKMLINILELNSTLVGFCYAALSVGTILGGMIISTVKVFEKPLSIAKIFSMLFAIIIALLPLPIYLELSDIGNTILISLLFILITLTVQFVNTPIMSYYQTTIDDSMKGRVFSLISVFSMMTMPIGFFIFGLLYDLELYFVVNIFAGFLTLIVTIFLLKTNIINEANDDYQLEIQKEK, from the coding sequence ATGACTAAAGAAGGTTTTTGGAATAAAAACTTAATTTTATATTTACTCAGTCGCGCATTTCTCGCTTTTGGTAGTAACACTTATACATTTGCAGTATCGTTTTACATTATGTATTACACTGGTTCCGCTATATATTCGTCTATTAACTTAATAATTTTTACTCTTATATCACTATTATTCTTACCAGTAGCAGGTGTGATATCAGATTCTAGAAACAAGAAAAGTATAATTATCCTGGGTGAAGCACTTGATCCTCTTATATTAATAGGATTATTAGTCTATACATATTATTTTGGATTTAATTTAATCGCTTTGTATATTACTACGGCACTAATGACGATTACAGGATCTTTTGTTGGGAATGCTTTTCAGTCAGCGATTACTGCATTATTTAATGTTGATAAAGTTCAAAAAGTATATGGATACTCGTCTATACTAACAGAATCTGCATCACTTTTAGGACCCATTATAGCAGGTGCTTTAATTGGAATTTTTTCATTTGAAATAATGATTATGATTTTTATTGTATTTAATATCATCGCATTAAGTTTTGACTTTAATTTAAAATTTAAACAACAGAATCAGATTGAGGAAAAAAACGAAGAAATTTCGAGTATAAAACAATTCTTCAAAGATGTTTCGGGTGGAATTCAATATATTAAAGAGAGTAGCATCCTTAAAATGATTATAATCTATTTATTCTTTATAAACTTTGTTACGACAACAATTAGTATATTGCCTGCTAAGATGCTCATCAATATTTTAGAACTTAATTCAACTTTAGTAGGATTTTGTTATGCGGCATTATCTGTAGGTACTATTTTAGGTGGCATGATTATTAGTACGGTGAAAGTTTTTGAAAAGCCTTTGTCGATCGCTAAAATATTTAGCATGTTATTTGCGATTATTATTGCTCTGTTACCTTTACCAATATATTTAGAGTTAAGTGATATAGGAAATACTATTTTGATTTCATTATTATTTATATTAATTACTTTAACTGTTCAATTTGTTAATACACCTATCATGAGTTACTATCAAACAACTATTGATGATTCTATGAAAGGGAGAGTATTTTCTTTAATTTCTGTTTTCTCTATGATGACAATGCCAATAGGCTTTTTCATATTTGGTTTGCTCTATGACTTGGAGTTATATTTTGTAGTCAATATATTTGCTGGTTTTTTAACATTAATTGTAACTATTTTTTTACTTAAAACTAATATTATTAATGAAGCGAACGATGATTATCAGTTAGAGATACAAAAAGAAAAGTAG
- a CDS encoding MetQ/NlpA family ABC transporter substrate-binding protein, translating to MNKLRVLLLALISLVVLSACGSNEKVKIGVSGTDTTVWDHVAEKAKKEGIDIEIVSFNDYVQPNTALADGDIDANSFQTVAYFDEFIKERDLDLVPIATTNLAPMGIYSNKINDLSELEEGDTVALPNDVSNQGRALMLLEEAGVIKLVDNYNGLDSIEDAVVENKKNIQFKEVAPAQIPRTLDDVTAGAINNGIARDAGLDIQNDSIFLEDDTATPYVNIIAVRAEDKDNETLNKIAELYQEDDTKDLILETYDGALIPTFIPLEDIGW from the coding sequence ATGAATAAATTACGTGTATTACTTTTAGCACTTATATCTTTAGTTGTTCTTAGCGCATGTGGCAGTAACGAGAAAGTAAAAATCGGAGTCAGTGGTACAGATACGACTGTTTGGGATCATGTCGCTGAAAAAGCGAAAAAAGAAGGTATAGATATTGAAATTGTATCATTTAACGACTACGTTCAACCAAATACTGCACTTGCCGATGGAGATATTGATGCGAACTCATTCCAAACCGTTGCATACTTCGATGAATTTATTAAAGAAAGAGATTTAGATTTAGTACCGATTGCAACGACTAACTTAGCACCAATGGGGATTTACTCTAATAAAATTAATGATTTAAGTGAGTTAGAAGAAGGAGACACAGTTGCATTACCAAACGACGTTTCAAACCAAGGACGTGCGTTAATGCTCTTAGAAGAAGCGGGTGTCATTAAATTAGTTGATAACTATAACGGTTTAGACTCAATTGAGGACGCAGTTGTTGAGAATAAGAAAAATATTCAATTTAAAGAAGTTGCACCAGCACAAATTCCGAGAACTTTAGATGACGTAACAGCAGGCGCAATTAATAACGGAATCGCTCGTGACGCTGGACTTGATATTCAAAATGATTCGATTTTCTTAGAAGATGACACAGCAACACCATATGTTAATATCATCGCAGTACGCGCAGAAGATAAAGACAACGAAACTTTAAATAAAATTGCTGAACTTTACCAAGAAGATGATACGAAAGATCTTATTTTAGAAACATATGATGGTGCGTTAATTCCAACGTTCATTCCACTTGAAGATATCGGTTGGTAA
- a CDS encoding methionine ABC transporter permease — translation MLVSTDKILSALVETLQMVTVSFVFSILLGIPLGVLLYVTRSGGILEEKITFTILSFVINILRSIPFIILLVAIIPFTRFVVGSSIGTAAAIVPMVVYAGPYIARLVESSLLEVDDGVLEAADAMGATPLQTIFRFVIPEALGSLILNFTIATIGLVGASAMAGTVGGGGIGDLAITYGYQRFDGATMLVTVIILVILVQGLQSLGNGLSKIVRRK, via the coding sequence ATGTTAGTGAGTACTGATAAAATTTTAAGCGCACTCGTCGAGACACTTCAAATGGTGACAGTATCTTTTGTATTTAGTATTTTACTCGGAATACCACTTGGAGTATTACTATATGTCACAAGAAGTGGTGGAATCTTAGAAGAAAAAATTACATTTACAATTCTAAGTTTCGTCATTAACATTTTAAGATCCATTCCATTTATTATCTTACTCGTTGCGATTATTCCGTTTACGAGATTTGTTGTCGGAAGTTCAATCGGAACAGCAGCTGCGATTGTACCGATGGTCGTATACGCAGGACCATATATTGCAAGGCTCGTTGAGTCTTCGTTACTTGAAGTTGATGACGGGGTACTTGAAGCAGCGGACGCAATGGGGGCGACACCTCTACAGACGATTTTTAGATTTGTTATTCCTGAAGCACTCGGGTCATTAATCTTAAACTTTACAATTGCAACAATCGGTCTAGTCGGAGCGTCAGCAATGGCTGGAACAGTTGGCGGTGGCGGTATTGGTGACTTAGCAATTACATACGGTTATCAACGATTTGATGGAGCGACGATGTTAGTGACAGTAATCATCCTTGTTATTTTAGTTCAAGGATTACAATCACTCGGAAACGGATTATCAAAAATAGTCAGAAGAAAGTAA
- a CDS encoding methionine ABC transporter ATP-binding protein, with amino-acid sequence MIQIENVSKTFDRKGVKTNALKDVSLNIEKGEIYGIVGFSGAGKSTLIRTINHLTVPTSGEVIVDGKHLSQANSKEIREIKKDIGMIFQHFNLLNSKTVFKNVAMPLILSGTPKEEIERRVNELLDFVGLKDKAQNYPDELSGGQKQRIGIARALATQPKILLCDEATSALDPETTASILRLLKRVNEEYNITILLITHEMSVVREICDKVAIMENGEVIESGSVFDIFSNPSTKTGIKFVNTVMHSEVPDFVLRLLSDDQRRHIYRLNFIADSAGQPVLSQLSKRFDVEASVLFGNITELQSTPFGNLIVEFIGEDNEIEKVKEFLTEQEVLYSEVTRNVSEY; translated from the coding sequence GTGATTCAAATTGAAAATGTCTCAAAGACATTTGATCGTAAAGGTGTAAAAACTAATGCACTTAAAGATGTTTCACTAAATATAGAAAAAGGAGAAATATACGGCATTGTTGGATTTAGTGGTGCTGGAAAAAGTACGTTAATTCGTACAATTAACCATTTAACCGTACCGACAAGTGGTGAAGTAATTGTCGATGGTAAGCATTTAAGTCAAGCGAATAGTAAAGAAATTCGTGAAATTAAAAAGGATATCGGCATGATATTTCAACATTTTAATTTACTTAACTCAAAAACAGTATTTAAAAATGTAGCGATGCCACTGATTTTATCTGGTACTCCAAAAGAAGAAATAGAGCGCCGAGTGAACGAGTTGCTCGATTTTGTCGGTTTAAAAGATAAAGCTCAAAACTATCCAGATGAGTTATCTGGCGGGCAAAAGCAGCGTATCGGAATCGCGAGAGCACTCGCAACACAACCGAAAATTTTACTTTGTGATGAAGCAACAAGTGCTCTAGACCCTGAAACAACAGCGTCAATTTTAAGATTGCTAAAAAGAGTAAACGAAGAATATAACATTACGATTTTACTTATTACCCATGAGATGAGTGTTGTAAGAGAGATTTGTGACAAAGTTGCAATTATGGAAAATGGAGAAGTTATAGAGTCTGGTAGCGTCTTTGATATATTCTCTAATCCAAGCACGAAAACAGGAATTAAGTTTGTTAATACAGTGATGCATAGTGAAGTTCCGGACTTCGTCCTTAGATTATTGAGTGATGATCAAAGACGTCACATCTATCGACTGAATTTCATTGCAGATAGTGCAGGACAACCAGTGCTTAGTCAACTATCTAAGAGATTTGATGTTGAAGCGAGTGTATTATTTGGAAATATTACAGAGCTTCAAAGTACACCATTTGGAAATTTAATCGTCGAATTTATTGGTGAGGATAATGAGATTGAAAAAGTTAAAGAATTTTTAACAGAGCAAGAGGTCTTATATAGTGAGGTGACAAGAAATGTTAGTGAGTACTGA